In Dromiciops gliroides isolate mDroGli1 chromosome 4, mDroGli1.pri, whole genome shotgun sequence, one DNA window encodes the following:
- the LOC122753430 gene encoding keratin-associated protein 4-12-like: MVSSCCFAPAYCQPTCCKTVCCRTTCCEPTCFVPSCCQPCCRSSCCESSCCQPTCCKTVCCRTTCCKPICCESSCCQPCCQPSCCESSCCQPTCCRTVCWKKTCCEPTCCESSYCQPTTCGSSCCTPCSQPTCCKTVCCQTTSSEPTCCVSSYCQPTTCGSSCCTPCSQPTCCKTVCCQTTSSEPTCCVSSCCQPCCQPTCCKIICYHSPCYSPSCCGSNCCSPSCC, from the coding sequence ATGGTCAGCTCCTGCTGCTTTGCTCCTGCCTACTGCCAGCCAACATGCTGCAAGACAGTCTGCTGCAGAACAACTTGCTGTGAGCCAACCTGCTTTGTGCCTAGTTGCTGCCAACCTTGCTGTCGGTCATCCTGCTGTGAGTCCAGCTGCTGTCAGCCAACATGCTGTAAGACAGTCTGCTGCAGAACAACTTGCTGTAAACCAATCTGTTGTGAGTCCAGCTGCTGCCAACCTTGCTGTCAGCCATCCTGTTGTGAGTCCAGCTGCTGTCAGCCAACATGCTGTCGGACAGTTTGCTGGAAGAAAACTTGTTGTGAGCCAACCTGCTGTGAGTCCAGCTACTGCCAGCCTACCACCTGTGGCTCCAGCTGCTGCACACCTTGCAGCCAGCCAACCTGTTGTAAAACAGTCTGCTGCCAAACAACTTCTTCTGAGCCAACCTGCTGTGTGTCCAGCTACTGCCAGCCTACCACCTGTGGCTCCAGCTGCTGCACACCTTGCAGCCAGCCAACCTGTTGTAAAACAGTCTGCTGCCAAACAACTTCTTCTGAGCCAACCTGCTGTGTGTCCAGCTGCTGCCAGCCTTGCTGTCAACCAACTTGCTGCAAAATAATCTGCTACCATTCACCCTGCTACAGCCCCAGCTGTTGTGGGTCCAACTGCTGCTCCCCATCCTGCTGTTGA